A region from the uncultured Bacteroides sp. genome encodes:
- the rpoC gene encoding DNA-directed RNA polymerase subunit beta' has translation MAFRKENKIRSNFSKISIGLASPEEILENSSGEVLKPETINYRTYKPERDGLFCERIFGPIKDYECHCGKYKRIRYKGIVCDRCGVEVTEKKVRRERMGHIQLVVPVAHIWYFRSLPNKIGYLLGIPTKKLDSIIYYERYVVIQAGIKKEDGITEYDLLSEEEYLDILDTLPKENQYLDDTDPTKFIAKMGAEAIYDLLARLDLDALSFDLRHRAGNDASQQRKNEALKRLQVVESFRSSRGRNKPEWMIVRIVPVIPPELRPLVPLDGGRFATSDLNDLYRRVIIRNNRLKRLIEIKAPEVILRNEKRMLQESVDSLFDNSRKSSAVKTDANRPLKSLSDSLKGKQGRFRQNLLGKRVDYSARSVIVVGPELKMHECGIPKLMAAELYKPFVIRKLIERGIVKTVKSAKKIVDRKEPVIWDILEHVMKGHPVLLNRAPTLHRLGIQAFQPKMIEGKAIQLHPLACTAFNADFDGDQMAVHLPLSNEATLEAQMLMLASHNILNPANGAPITVPSQDMVLGLYYITKLRTGALGEGLIFYGPEEATIAYNEGKVDIHAPIKVIVKDLDENGNIVNVLRETSVGRVIVNEIVPAEVGFINTIISKKSLREIIGDVIKKCGVARTADFLDGIKDLGYRMAFKGGLSFNLDDIIIPDEKEALVQRGYDEVEQVISNYNMGFITNNERYNQVIDIWTHVNSELSNILMKTISSDDQGFNSVYMMLDSGARGSKEQIRQLSGMRGLMAKPQKAGAEGGQIIENPILSNFKEGLSVLEYFISTHGARKGLADTALKTADAGYLTRRLVDVSHDVIINEEDCGTLRGLICMDLKNNDDVIATLYERILGRVSVHDIIHPTTGELLVAGGEEITEEVAKKIQESPIESVEIRSVLTCESKKGVCAKCYGRNLATNRMVQKGEAVGVIAAQSIGEPGTQLTLRTFHAGGTAANIAANAGIIAKNNSRLEFEELRTVDIVDDNGEDAKVVVGRLAEVRFIDVNTGIILSTHSVPYGSKLYAADGHVVEKGKLIAKWDPFNAVIITEATGKIEFEGVIENVTYKVESDETTGLREIIIIESKDKAKIPSAHVLNESGDLIRTYNFPVGGHVVIENGQRVKAGEVIVKIPRAVGKAGDITGGLPRVTELFEARNPSNPAVVSEIDGEITMGKIKRGNREIIVTSKTGEVKKYLVALSKQILVQENDYVRAGTPLSDGATTPADILAIKGPTAVQEYIVNEVQDVYRLQGVKINDKHFEIIVRQMMRKVEIDEPGDTRFLEQQIVDKLDFMEENDRIWGKKVVLDPGNSQNLQAGQIVTARKLRDENSMLKRRDLRLIEIRDAVPATSTQILQGITRAALQTSSFMSAASFQETTKVLNEAAINGKIDKLEGMKENVICGHLIPAGTGQREFEKIIVGSKEEYDRILANKKTVLDYNEV, from the coding sequence ATGGCTTTTAGAAAAGAAAATAAGATAAGAAGTAATTTCTCGAAGATTTCAATTGGTTTAGCTTCTCCAGAAGAAATCCTTGAGAATTCGAGTGGTGAAGTGTTGAAGCCTGAAACCATAAACTATCGTACATACAAACCTGAACGAGACGGGTTGTTTTGTGAACGTATCTTTGGCCCTATTAAGGACTATGAATGTCATTGCGGTAAATATAAACGTATCCGCTATAAGGGTATTGTTTGTGATAGGTGTGGCGTGGAGGTTACGGAAAAGAAGGTGCGCCGTGAACGTATGGGGCATATTCAGTTGGTTGTTCCGGTCGCTCATATCTGGTATTTTCGTTCTCTCCCTAATAAAATCGGCTATTTGTTAGGTATACCCACGAAAAAATTAGATTCAATAATTTATTATGAACGTTATGTTGTTATTCAAGCAGGCATAAAGAAGGAGGATGGAATTACTGAATATGATTTACTTTCGGAGGAAGAATATTTGGACATTTTGGATACTCTTCCAAAAGAAAATCAATATCTTGATGATACTGATCCAACTAAATTTATTGCAAAGATGGGAGCCGAGGCCATTTATGATCTTTTGGCGCGTCTTGATTTAGATGCGTTATCATTTGACCTGAGACACCGAGCAGGTAATGATGCATCTCAACAAAGGAAAAATGAGGCTTTGAAACGATTACAAGTGGTAGAATCTTTTCGTTCCTCTAGAGGACGCAACAAGCCCGAATGGATGATTGTGCGCATAGTGCCTGTTATACCACCAGAGCTTCGTCCATTAGTACCATTAGATGGAGGCCGTTTTGCGACTTCTGATTTAAATGATCTTTATCGTCGTGTTATTATTCGGAATAATCGGTTGAAGAGGTTAATTGAAATTAAAGCCCCTGAAGTTATTTTGCGTAATGAGAAACGAATGCTTCAAGAATCTGTAGATTCTTTATTTGATAATTCTCGTAAATCAAGTGCTGTAAAGACGGATGCTAATCGGCCATTAAAATCTCTTTCTGATAGTTTGAAAGGAAAACAAGGACGTTTTCGCCAGAATTTATTGGGTAAACGTGTGGATTATTCAGCTCGTTCGGTGATTGTTGTTGGGCCAGAGTTGAAGATGCACGAATGTGGTATTCCTAAATTAATGGCCGCTGAATTATATAAACCATTTGTTATACGTAAGCTTATTGAACGAGGCATTGTAAAAACGGTTAAGTCAGCGAAGAAGATTGTTGATCGAAAAGAGCCGGTTATTTGGGATATTTTGGAACATGTTATGAAAGGTCATCCGGTCTTACTTAATCGTGCACCGACTTTGCATAGATTGGGTATACAAGCTTTTCAGCCTAAAATGATTGAAGGTAAGGCTATTCAGCTTCACCCTTTAGCTTGTACAGCTTTTAATGCAGACTTTGACGGTGATCAGATGGCAGTACATTTGCCATTAAGCAACGAGGCCACTCTTGAGGCGCAAATGCTTATGTTAGCTTCTCATAATATACTTAACCCAGCTAATGGTGCTCCTATTACTGTCCCGTCGCAGGATATGGTATTAGGTTTGTATTATATCACTAAATTACGTACGGGAGCATTGGGTGAGGGGTTGATATTTTACGGACCGGAAGAGGCTACGATTGCATACAATGAAGGGAAGGTTGATATCCATGCTCCGATAAAAGTCATTGTTAAGGATCTTGATGAGAACGGGAATATTGTTAATGTTTTGAGGGAAACATCTGTTGGTCGTGTAATTGTAAATGAAATTGTTCCGGCTGAGGTAGGCTTTATAAATACGATTATTTCTAAGAAATCATTGCGTGAAATCATTGGTGATGTAATTAAGAAATGCGGAGTAGCGCGAACAGCCGATTTTCTTGATGGTATAAAAGATTTAGGTTATCGCATGGCTTTTAAGGGAGGTTTGTCTTTTAACCTTGATGATATCATAATCCCTGACGAAAAAGAAGCATTAGTTCAGAGGGGCTATGACGAAGTGGAGCAAGTGATTAGTAACTACAATATGGGCTTCATCACTAATAATGAGCGTTATAATCAAGTAATTGATATTTGGACTCATGTCAATTCAGAATTGTCCAATATATTGATGAAGACTATTTCTTCTGATGATCAAGGATTTAATTCCGTATACATGATGCTTGATTCTGGTGCTCGTGGTTCTAAAGAACAAATTCGCCAATTGTCTGGCATGCGTGGTTTGATGGCTAAACCTCAGAAAGCAGGTGCAGAGGGTGGGCAAATTATTGAAAATCCTATTTTATCCAATTTTAAAGAAGGACTTTCAGTGCTTGAATATTTTATTTCAACTCATGGTGCTCGTAAGGGTTTGGCTGATACAGCTTTGAAAACGGCTGATGCAGGATATCTTACTCGTCGTTTGGTTGATGTATCGCATGATGTTATTATTAACGAGGAGGATTGTGGAACACTTCGAGGTTTAATTTGTATGGACCTTAAAAATAATGATGATGTAATTGCTACTTTGTATGAACGTATTCTGGGGCGTGTCTCAGTACACGATATAATCCATCCAACAACAGGAGAGCTTCTTGTTGCAGGTGGTGAAGAAATCACTGAGGAAGTTGCAAAGAAAATTCAGGAATCACCTATCGAAAGTGTTGAAATACGCTCTGTGTTAACTTGTGAATCGAAGAAAGGTGTTTGTGCTAAATGTTATGGGCGAAACCTTGCTACGAATCGCATGGTTCAAAAGGGAGAAGCAGTGGGTGTTATTGCTGCACAATCAATTGGTGAACCTGGTACACAGTTGACTTTGCGTACTTTTCATGCTGGGGGTACGGCAGCGAATATTGCCGCAAATGCAGGTATTATAGCTAAGAATAATTCTCGTTTGGAATTTGAGGAACTTCGTACAGTGGACATTGTTGATGATAATGGTGAAGATGCCAAAGTTGTTGTTGGTCGCTTAGCTGAAGTTCGTTTCATTGATGTTAATACGGGGATAATTCTTTCTACTCATAGCGTTCCTTATGGTTCTAAATTGTATGCTGCAGATGGGCATGTTGTAGAGAAAGGAAAACTTATAGCTAAATGGGATCCATTTAATGCCGTAATTATTACTGAAGCTACAGGTAAAATTGAATTTGAAGGTGTTATTGAAAATGTTACATACAAAGTTGAGTCTGATGAGACCACTGGTTTACGCGAAATTATAATTATTGAATCAAAAGATAAAGCTAAAATACCTTCTGCTCATGTTCTTAATGAGAGCGGTGATTTGATTCGTACCTATAATTTCCCAGTTGGTGGACATGTCGTTATAGAGAATGGGCAAAGGGTAAAAGCAGGTGAGGTTATTGTTAAGATACCTCGTGCTGTAGGTAAGGCAGGTGATATTACCGGAGGTCTCCCTCGTGTAACTGAATTATTTGAGGCGCGCAATCCTTCAAACCCTGCTGTTGTTTCTGAAATAGACGGTGAAATTACAATGGGAAAGATTAAACGGGGCAATCGTGAGATCATAGTAACTTCTAAGACAGGGGAGGTTAAGAAATATCTGGTTGCTTTATCTAAACAAATATTGGTTCAGGAGAATGATTATGTGCGTGCTGGAACTCCATTGTCCGATGGAGCAACAACCCCTGCTGATATATTGGCCATTAAAGGCCCTACTGCTGTACAGGAATATATTGTGAATGAGGTTCAGGATGTTTACCGTTTACAGGGCGTAAAAATTAACGATAAACATTTTGAAATTATTGTTCGCCAGATGATGCGTAAAGTTGAAATTGACGAACCTGGAGATACTCGTTTCTTGGAACAACAGATTGTTGATAAACTTGATTTCATGGAAGAAAATGATCGCATTTGGGGAAAGAAAGTTGTTTTGGATCCTGGTAATTCACAAAATTTACAGGCGGGCCAGATTGTTACTGCTCGTAAATTGAGGGATGAAAACAGTATGTTGAAACGTCGTGATTTAAGACTTATTGAAATTCGTGATGCTGTTCCAGCTACTTCTACCCAAATATTGCAAGGGATTACTCGTGCCGCTTTGCAGACCTCTAGCTTTATGTCTGCTGCATCTTTTCAGGAAACGACTAAGGTCTTAAATGAAGCTGCAATCAATGGCAAAATTGATAAGCTCGAAGGAATGAAAGAAAATGTCATTTGCGGGCATTTAATTCCGGCAGGCACTGGACAAAGAGAATTTGAAAAAATCATAGTTGGTTCCAAAGAGGAATATGATCGAATTTTAGCAAATAAAAAAACGGTTTTGGACTATAACGAAGTTTAA
- a CDS encoding DUF3467 domain-containing protein: MNDQKNEDQIQIELDEEVAQGKYANLAIIAHSSSEFLVDFICVMPGTPKAKVLSRLILAPEHAKRLLKALNDNIEKYERLYGSIRLVEEQELPAIMKVKGEA; encoded by the coding sequence ATGAATGATCAGAAAAATGAAGACCAAATTCAGATAGAATTAGATGAAGAGGTTGCTCAAGGAAAATATGCTAATTTAGCGATTATAGCTCATTCGAGCTCTGAATTCTTAGTGGATTTTATATGTGTAATGCCAGGGACTCCCAAAGCAAAAGTTTTATCACGTCTTATCTTAGCTCCTGAACATGCCAAACGTTTACTGAAGGCGCTAAATGATAATATAGAGAAATATGAGAGATTGTATGGCAGCATTCGCTTAGTTGAAGAGCAGGAATTGCCAGCCATCATGAAAGTGAAAGGCGAAGCCTAA
- the rpsL gene encoding 30S ribosomal protein S12, translated as MPTIQQLVRKGRSVLVDKSKSPALDSCPQRRGVCVRVYTTTPKKPNSAMRKVARVRLTNQKEVNSYIPGEGHNLQEHSIVLVRGGRVKDLPGVRYHIVRGTLDTAGVAGRTQRRSKYGAKRPKLGQSVVPAKKK; from the coding sequence ATGCCTACAATTCAGCAATTAGTAAGAAAAGGAAGGTCGGTGCTGGTAGATAAGAGTAAGTCTCCTGCTCTTGATTCATGTCCCCAGAGACGTGGCGTTTGTGTGAGAGTTTATACTACGACTCCCAAAAAGCCTAACTCTGCCATGCGTAAAGTAGCTCGTGTTCGTTTAACAAACCAAAAGGAAGTAAACTCTTATATTCCAGGAGAGGGACATAATCTTCAAGAACACTCAATCGTATTGGTGCGTGGAGGGCGTGTGAAAGATCTTCCAGGTGTGCGTTACCATATTGTTCGTGGGACTCTTGATACGGCTGGTGTTGCTGGACGTACTCAGAGACGTTCTAAATACGGAGCGAAACGTCCTAAATTAGGACAATCTGTTGTCCCTGCTAAAAAAAAATAA
- the rpsG gene encoding 30S ribosomal protein S7: protein MRKAKPKKRVILPDPVYNDQNVSKFVNHLMYDGKKNTSYEIFYAALEVVKNKLPNEERTALEIWKKALENITPLVEVKSRRVGGATFQVPTEIRPDRKESVSMKNLILYARKRGGKSMADKLAAEILDAFNEQGGAFKRKEDMHRMAEANRAFAHFRF from the coding sequence ATGAGAAAAGCTAAGCCTAAGAAACGTGTGATTCTTCCAGATCCCGTTTACAATGATCAAAATGTTTCAAAATTCGTAAACCATCTAATGTACGATGGCAAAAAGAATACTTCTTATGAAATTTTTTATGCCGCTTTAGAGGTGGTAAAGAATAAACTCCCGAATGAAGAGAGAACGGCTTTGGAGATATGGAAGAAAGCATTAGAGAATATAACCCCTTTAGTGGAAGTGAAATCTCGCCGTGTAGGAGGTGCTACTTTTCAAGTACCTACGGAGATTCGTCCAGATCGAAAAGAATCAGTTTCTATGAAGAATTTGATTTTATATGCTCGTAAAAGAGGTGGAAAATCTATGGCAGATAAACTTGCGGCTGAAATATTGGATGCATTTAACGAGCAAGGCGGTGCGTTTAAGCGCAAGGAGGATATGCACAGAATGGCTGAAGCTAATCGTGCATTTGCTCATTTCAGATTCTAA
- the fusA gene encoding elongation factor G → MAKQDLHLTRNIGIMAHIDAGKTTTSERILFYTGLTHKIGEVHDGAATMDWMEQEQERGITITSAATTTRWNYSGNIYKINLIDTPGHVDFTAEVERSLRVLDGAVATYCAVGGVEPQSETVWRQADKYNVPRIGYVNKMDRSGADFFEVVRQMKAVLGANPCPIVVPIGAEESFKGLVDLIKMKAVYWHDETMGADYSVEDIPAGLMEECNEWRDKMLEKVAEYDDRLMEKYFDDPSTITEEEVLRALRNATVQMAIVPMLCGSSFKNKGVQTLLDYVCAFLPSPLDTENVIGTNPDTGAEEDRKPSEDDKTSALAFKIATDPYVGRLTFFRVYSGKIEAGSYVYNSRSGKKERVSRLFQMHSNKQNPVDVIGAGDIGAGVGFKDIRTGDTLCDEAYPIVLESMDFPDPVIGIAVEPKTQKDMDKLSNGLAKLAEEDPTFTVHTDEQTGQTVISGMGELHLDIIIDRLKREFKVECNQGRPQVNYKEAITKTVNIREVYKKQSGGRGKFADIIVNIGPADADFSQGGLQFIDEVKGGNIPKEFIPSVQKGFQSAMKNGVLAGYPLDSLKVSLVDGSFHPVDSDQLSFEICAIQAYKNACAKAGPVLMEPLMKLEVVTPEENMGDVIGDLNKRRGQVEGMESSRSGARIVKAIVPLSEMFGYVTTLRTITSGRATSSMTYFHHAQVSSSIAKTVLEEVKGRADLL, encoded by the coding sequence ATGGCAAAGCAAGATTTACATTTAACTCGAAATATAGGTATCATGGCTCATATTGATGCGGGTAAAACCACAACGTCTGAGCGTATACTTTTTTACACTGGGCTGACTCATAAAATAGGTGAAGTTCATGATGGTGCGGCTACTATGGATTGGATGGAGCAAGAGCAAGAGCGCGGTATAACTATTACGTCTGCTGCTACTACTACCCGTTGGAACTATTCAGGAAATATATATAAGATTAATTTGATTGATACTCCAGGACATGTTGATTTCACTGCCGAAGTTGAGCGCTCACTTCGTGTGCTTGACGGTGCTGTTGCTACTTATTGCGCTGTGGGTGGTGTAGAACCTCAGTCGGAGACAGTATGGAGGCAAGCTGATAAATATAATGTGCCTCGTATTGGTTATGTTAATAAAATGGACCGTTCTGGTGCGGACTTTTTTGAAGTGGTTCGCCAAATGAAGGCTGTATTGGGAGCTAACCCATGTCCGATTGTTGTTCCCATAGGCGCTGAAGAATCTTTTAAGGGATTGGTTGACCTTATCAAGATGAAAGCTGTTTATTGGCATGATGAGACAATGGGCGCTGATTATTCTGTAGAAGACATACCAGCTGGACTTATGGAAGAATGCAATGAATGGAGAGACAAAATGCTGGAAAAGGTAGCTGAATATGATGATAGATTAATGGAGAAATATTTCGATGACCCTTCTACCATAACGGAAGAAGAAGTATTGAGAGCTCTTCGTAATGCGACCGTACAGATGGCTATTGTTCCTATGCTTTGTGGGTCTTCTTTTAAAAATAAAGGTGTTCAGACACTGCTTGATTATGTTTGTGCCTTTTTACCTTCACCTTTAGATACAGAGAATGTTATAGGAACTAATCCTGATACAGGTGCAGAAGAAGATCGTAAGCCTAGTGAAGACGATAAAACTTCAGCTTTGGCTTTTAAAATAGCGACAGATCCTTATGTGGGCCGGTTGACTTTTTTCCGTGTGTATTCTGGTAAAATTGAAGCAGGTTCTTATGTTTATAATTCCCGCTCAGGTAAGAAAGAACGTGTTTCTCGATTATTTCAGATGCATTCTAATAAACAAAACCCAGTTGACGTTATTGGTGCTGGTGATATTGGAGCTGGTGTTGGCTTTAAAGATATTCGTACAGGCGATACTCTTTGTGACGAGGCATATCCTATTGTTTTAGAATCAATGGATTTTCCAGATCCAGTAATTGGTATTGCTGTTGAGCCGAAGACGCAGAAGGATATGGATAAATTATCTAATGGTTTAGCTAAATTGGCAGAAGAAGATCCTACGTTTACTGTGCATACAGATGAGCAGACTGGACAAACTGTTATTTCGGGTATGGGTGAACTTCATCTGGATATTATTATTGATCGTCTTAAACGAGAATTCAAGGTTGAATGTAATCAGGGGCGCCCTCAGGTTAATTATAAAGAAGCGATAACTAAGACGGTTAATATCCGTGAGGTATATAAGAAACAATCGGGTGGGCGTGGTAAGTTTGCTGATATTATTGTTAATATAGGTCCAGCTGATGCTGATTTTTCGCAAGGAGGATTACAATTCATTGATGAAGTGAAGGGAGGAAATATTCCAAAAGAATTCATTCCTTCAGTTCAGAAAGGCTTCCAATCTGCTATGAAAAATGGTGTCTTGGCTGGTTATCCATTGGATTCGTTAAAGGTTTCATTGGTTGACGGTTCTTTCCATCCTGTGGATTCTGATCAGTTATCATTTGAAATTTGTGCGATTCAGGCTTATAAAAATGCTTGTGCAAAGGCTGGTCCAGTCTTGATGGAACCGCTAATGAAATTGGAAGTCGTTACTCCAGAAGAAAACATGGGTGATGTAATAGGAGACTTGAATAAACGTCGTGGCCAAGTTGAAGGGATGGAATCCAGTCGTTCTGGTGCTAGAATTGTAAAGGCTATAGTTCCTCTGTCAGAAATGTTTGGATATGTAACAACTTTACGTACGATTACTTCTGGCCGTGCCACTTCATCGATGACTTATTTTCATCATGCTCAAGTGTCTTCTTCTATAGCAAAAACTGTTTTGGAAGAAGTTAAGGGGCGCGCTGATTTACTTTAA
- the rpsJ gene encoding 30S ribosomal protein S10, which produces MSQKIRIKLKSYDHNLVDKSAERIVKTVKSTGAIVSGPIPLPTHKRIFTVNRSTFVNKKSREQFELSSYKRLIDIYSSTAKTVDALMKLELPSGVEVEIKV; this is translated from the coding sequence ATGAGTCAAAAAATCAGAATCAAATTAAAGTCTTACGATCATAACTTAGTCGATAAATCGGCAGAGCGGATTGTGAAGACTGTTAAGAGTACGGGCGCTATTGTTAGCGGCCCTATACCCTTACCTACGCATAAGCGTATTTTTACAGTGAATCGGTCAACTTTTGTTAACAAGAAGTCTAGGGAGCAATTTGAGCTTTCTTCTTATAAAAGATTGATTGATATTTATAGTTCAACCGCTAAAACCGTGGATGCTTTAATGAAGCTCGAGTTGCCTAGCGGTGTTGAAGTTGAAATTAAAGTTTGA
- the rplC gene encoding 50S ribosomal protein L3: MPGLLGKKIGMTSVFSADGKNVPCTVIEAGPCVVTQMKTLQNDGYEAIQVGFQDKKEKHTTKPLMGHFKKAGVTPKRHLAEFKEFESNFNLGDAITVDLFNSVEFVDVIGTSKGKGFQGVVKRHGFGGVGQATHGQHNRARKPGSIGACSYPAKVFKGMRMGGQLGGDRVTVQNLQILKVIAEHNLLLVKGSVPGCKGSIVIIEK; the protein is encoded by the coding sequence ATGCCAGGATTATTAGGAAAAAAAATCGGAATGACATCCGTATTCAGTGCTGATGGCAAAAATGTGCCATGCACTGTTATCGAAGCAGGTCCTTGTGTTGTGACGCAAATGAAGACCCTTCAGAATGATGGGTATGAGGCTATTCAGGTGGGATTCCAAGACAAAAAGGAGAAGCATACAACAAAGCCTTTGATGGGACATTTTAAAAAAGCGGGAGTAACCCCTAAGAGGCATTTGGCTGAGTTCAAAGAATTTGAAAGTAATTTCAATCTAGGGGATGCTATTACTGTAGATTTATTTAATAGCGTTGAATTTGTTGATGTTATTGGGACGTCAAAGGGAAAAGGATTTCAAGGAGTTGTTAAAAGACATGGTTTCGGTGGCGTTGGACAAGCGACTCACGGGCAGCATAATCGTGCTCGTAAACCAGGATCTATAGGTGCTTGTTCATATCCTGCAAAAGTATTTAAAGGTATGCGTATGGGTGGACAACTTGGTGGCGATAGGGTTACTGTTCAAAACTTGCAGATATTAAAAGTAATTGCGGAACATAATCTTTTATTAGTGAAAGGTTCTGTCCCTGGTTGTAAAGGTTCAATCGTAATAATTGAGAAATAA
- the rplD gene encoding 50S ribosomal protein L4 translates to MEVNVYNIKGEDTGRKIALKESIFGIEPNDHAIYLDVKQFMANQRQGTHKSKERSEISGSTRKIGRQKGGGGARRGDMNSPILVGGGRVFGPRPRDYFFKLNKKIKTLARKSALAYKAQNNAIAIVEDFSLDAPRTKDFIAITKNLKVSDKKLLMILLESNKNVYLSARNVTGAEVQTVSGLNTYKVLNADIVVLTESALSSVYNVLI, encoded by the coding sequence ATGGAAGTTAACGTATATAATATTAAAGGTGAAGATACTGGGAGAAAGATTGCGTTAAAAGAATCTATCTTTGGGATTGAGCCTAATGATCATGCTATTTATTTAGATGTGAAGCAATTTATGGCTAATCAGCGTCAAGGTACCCATAAGTCTAAAGAGAGAAGCGAGATTAGTGGATCTACTCGTAAAATCGGACGCCAAAAAGGTGGCGGTGGTGCTCGTCGTGGAGATATGAATTCTCCAATACTTGTTGGCGGTGGACGTGTCTTTGGTCCTAGACCTCGTGACTATTTCTTTAAATTAAACAAGAAGATAAAGACTTTAGCGAGGAAATCAGCATTAGCATATAAGGCACAAAATAATGCGATTGCTATTGTGGAGGATTTTAGCTTGGATGCTCCAAGAACAAAAGATTTTATTGCGATAACAAAAAATCTTAAAGTTTCCGATAAAAAGTTGCTAATGATTTTATTGGAATCAAATAAAAACGTATATTTGTCAGCTCGTAACGTGACGGGCGCTGAGGTACAAACTGTTTCTGGATTAAATACTTACAAAGTATTGAATGCAGATATTGTAGTGTTGACTGAAAGTGCTCTTTCGTCTGTATATAATGTCTTAATTTAA
- the rplW gene encoding 50S ribosomal protein L23: MGIIIKPLVTEKMTAITDKQNRFGFIVRPEANKLEIKREVEAFYHVTVIEVNTAKYAGKNKSRYTKAGIIKGKTNAYKKAIVTLKEGDTIDFYSNI; this comes from the coding sequence GTGGGAATTATTATTAAACCATTGGTGACTGAAAAAATGACTGCAATAACTGATAAACAAAATCGTTTCGGTTTTATTGTTCGTCCAGAAGCCAATAAATTAGAGATTAAGAGAGAAGTAGAAGCCTTTTATCATGTTACAGTAATTGAGGTTAATACTGCTAAGTATGCTGGCAAAAATAAAAGTCGTTATACGAAAGCTGGTATTATCAAAGGGAAAACTAACGCATATAAGAAAGCAATAGTAACATTGAAAGAGGGAGATACTATTGATTTTTATAGCAATATTTAA
- the rplB gene encoding 50S ribosomal protein L2 produces MAVRKFKPTTPGQRHKIIGTFEEITAGVPEKSLTYGKKSSGGRNSDGKMTMRYLGGGHRKIIRIVDFKRNKDGVPAVVKTIEYDPNRSARIALLFYADGEKRYIIAPNGLQVGATLMSGDNAAPEIGNALPLQNIPVGSVVHNIELRPGQGAALVRSAGNFAQLTSREGKYCVIKLPSGEVRQILSTCKATIGSVGNSDHGLESSGKAGRSRWQGRRPRNRGVVMNPVDHPMGGGEGRASGGHPRSRKGLYAKGLKTRAPKKQSSRYIIERRKK; encoded by the coding sequence ATGGCAGTACGCAAATTTAAGCCCACAACACCGGGGCAAAGGCATAAAATTATTGGTACTTTTGAAGAAATTACCGCGGGAGTACCAGAGAAATCTCTTACATATGGGAAAAAATCTTCAGGTGGTCGTAATAGTGATGGTAAAATGACTATGCGCTATCTTGGTGGTGGTCACAGGAAGATTATTCGAATTGTTGATTTTAAGAGAAATAAAGACGGTGTGCCAGCTGTGGTTAAGACAATAGAATATGATCCGAATCGTTCGGCTCGTATCGCTTTGCTCTTTTATGCAGATGGAGAGAAAAGGTATATTATTGCTCCCAATGGGTTGCAAGTAGGTGCGACATTAATGTCAGGTGATAACGCAGCGCCAGAAATAGGCAATGCTCTTCCGTTGCAAAATATCCCTGTGGGTTCAGTAGTTCATAATATAGAATTACGTCCAGGACAAGGAGCGGCTTTGGTTCGTTCTGCAGGTAATTTTGCGCAATTGACTTCTAGAGAGGGCAAATATTGTGTTATCAAATTGCCTTCAGGCGAGGTTAGGCAGATACTTAGTACATGCAAGGCCACTATTGGTAGTGTGGGAAATTCTGATCATGGACTGGAAAGTTCGGGTAAGGCTGGACGCTCTAGATGGCAAGGACGTCGTCCCCGCAATCGAGGCGTCGTTATGAATCCTGTAGATCACCCAATGGGTGGGGGCGAAGGACGTGCGTCTGGAGGTCATCCTAGGTCTCGCAAGGGATTGTATGCAAAAGGACTTAAAACGCGAGCTCCTAAAAAGCAGTCTTCTAGGTATATAATTGAGAGAAGAAAAAAGTAA
- the rpsS gene encoding 30S ribosomal protein S19: protein MSRSLKKGPYIDVKLEKKVFALNEVDKKVVVKTWARASMISPDFVGHTVAVHNGNKFIPVYITENMVGHKLGEFAPTRTFRGHAGNKKK from the coding sequence ATGAGTCGTTCATTAAAAAAAGGTCCATATATTGATGTCAAACTTGAGAAAAAAGTATTTGCTTTGAATGAGGTAGACAAAAAGGTGGTCGTTAAGACTTGGGCTAGAGCTTCAATGATTTCACCTGATTTTGTTGGTCATACTGTTGCAGTTCACAATGGAAATAAATTTATTCCCGTTTATATTACCGAGAATATGGTAGGGCATAAGTTGGGCGAATTTGCTCCAACTCGTACTTTTAGAGGACATGCTGGCAATAAGAAAAAATAA